In Bradysia coprophila strain Holo2 unplaced genomic scaffold, BU_Bcop_v1 contig_24, whole genome shotgun sequence, one genomic interval encodes:
- the LOC119078071 gene encoding uncharacterized protein LOC119078071 isoform X2: MKYITIGCLILVYVTRLTYGTCVFDSDFGFILNCNFKKSSLFRVRNLGGVKAHFGLGFSVGDELGFAESLGNVEGNKRRSLSERQTINTIGVLPASKQPAIQQQPIQQNKPQAWTARPPPAIYQKPKNGLAMTEAVSLPLGVPAFRPVPKTYSVLSTQPPMTAAQSSFNRKVMQQRPMQIQLANVTYVKPVRVQTSVVQSIPKPQMEQTSTQFTVPAFQALPQSVTKISSGQIVQLDSKKAVNTNTIYPSNYVKREDVNQPSIDDQSQFIAPQPFTSPLKLPKVDLMGHTVEELAAAANISVEAIQKAIQMKQQQLLAEQQAAMYKQQIEIMQQFATTTKMPTRPSTTTTTTTTTTARPVTKRYQISGGNKVMNAPKEYYPAGYEKNFDDNFMSKVDLPATSFHCGDQKHFPGLYADMDLGCMVFHVCALTDDGLIMKSFLCPESTLFDQTILKCNWWFYVDCKNSKSLYDSNLPVSKSYQLMKALTFFSNYKNSGSNGSGGVDVEALKNSVKSNETT, encoded by the exons atGAAGTACATTACCATTGGCTGCTTGATATTGGTTTACGTTACAA GACTGACATATGGAACCTGTGTATTTGATTCCGATTTTGGGTTCATACTTAACTGTAACTTCAAAAAATCATCTTTATTTCGTGTCCGAAACCTTGGTGGTGTGAAGGCACACTTCGGGTTAG gtTTTAGCGTAGGTGATGAATTGGGATTTGCAGAAAGTCTTGGAAATGTTGAAGGAAATAAAAGACGTTCGTTGAGTGAACGGCAAACAATTAACACAATAGGCGTACTGCCAGCGTCCAAACAACCG GCGATACAACAACAGCCgattcaacaaaacaaacctcAAGCATGGACGGCCAGACCACCACCAGCCATCTATCAAAAGCCTAAAAATGGATTGGCTATGACTGAGGCGGTGTCCCTGCCACTCGGTGTTCCTGCATTCCGGCCTGTACCGAAAACATATTCGGTGTTAAGCACGCAACCACCAATGACCGCTGCACAAAGTTCTTTCAATAGGAAAGTTATGCAACAGAGACCGATGCAGATTCAG ctAGCAAATGTAACGTATGTAAAGCCTGTACGAGTTCAAACATCCGTTGTACAAAGTATTCCGAAACCACAGATGGAACAAACCTCGACACAGTTTACAGTACCAGCGTTTCAAGCTCTTCCACAATCAGTAACTAAAATCTCATCAGGCCAAATAGTTCAATTAGATTCGAAGAAAGCCGTCAATACCAACACCATTTATCCATCAAATTATGTGAAGCGTGAG GATGTCAATCAACCATCAATAGACGATCAATCACAGTTCATCGCGCCTCAGCCGTTTACCAGCCCGTTGAAACTACCGAAAGTGGATCTTATGGGGCATACGGTTGAAGAATTGGCAGCAGCGGCAAATATCAGCGTTGAAGCCATACAGAAAGCAATTCAAATGAAGCAGCAACAGCTTCTAGCAGAGCAACAAGCAGCTATGTATAAgcaacaaattgaaataatgCAACAATTTGCAACCACCACCAAAATGCCGACAAGACCGTCGACCACCACCACTACAACAACGACAACCACGGCACGACCAGTTACAAAAAGATATCAAATTTCCGGGGGAAACAAG GTGATGAACGCTCCGAAGGAGTACTATCCCGCAGGATATGAGAAGAATTTCGATGACAATTTTATGAGTAAAGTCGATTTACCAGCAACATCATTCCATTGTGGCGACCAGAAACACTTTCCTGGACTATATGCTGACATGGACCTGGGTTGTATG GTATTCCATGTTTGTGCATTGACCGACGATGGACTTATTATGAAATCGTTCTTGTGTCCGGAAAGTACGCTGTTCGATCAGACGATATTGAAATGTAACTGGTGGTTCTATGTCGACTGTAAGAATTCAAAGAGCCTGTACGATTCAAATTTGCCGGTCTCGAAAAGCTATCAATTGATGAAAGCGTTGACATTCTTCTCCAACTATAAGAACAGTGGCAGTAACGGAAGTGGTGGCGTTGATGTGgaagctttaaaaaattctgtgaaatCTAACGAAACGACATAG
- the LOC119078071 gene encoding uncharacterized protein LOC119078071 isoform X3, whose amino-acid sequence MKYITIGCLILVYVTSFSVGDELGFAESLGNVEGNKRRSLSERQTINTIGVLPASKQPAIQQQPIQQNKPQAWTARPPPAIYQKPKNGLAMTEAVSLPLGVPAFRPVPKTYSVLSTQPPMTAAQSSFNRKVMQQRPMQIQLANVTYVKPVRVQTSVVQSIPKPQMEQTSTQFTVPAFQALPQSVTKISSGQIVQLDSKKAVNTNTIYPSNYVKREDVNQPSIDDQSQFIAPQPFTSPLKLPKVDLMGHTVEELAAAANISVEAIQKAIQMKQQQLLAEQQAAMYKQQIEIMQQFATTTKMPTRPSTTTTTTTTTTARPVTKRYQISGGNKVMNAPKEYYPAGYEKNFDDNFMSKVDLPATSFHCGDQKHFPGLYADMDLGCMVFHVCALTDDGLIMKSFLCPESTLFDQTILKCNWWFYVDCKNSKSLYDSNLPVSKSYQLMKALTFFSNYKNSGSNGSGGVDVEALKNSVKSNETT is encoded by the exons atGAAGTACATTACCATTGGCTGCTTGATATTGGTTTACGTTACAA gtTTTAGCGTAGGTGATGAATTGGGATTTGCAGAAAGTCTTGGAAATGTTGAAGGAAATAAAAGACGTTCGTTGAGTGAACGGCAAACAATTAACACAATAGGCGTACTGCCAGCGTCCAAACAACCG GCGATACAACAACAGCCgattcaacaaaacaaacctcAAGCATGGACGGCCAGACCACCACCAGCCATCTATCAAAAGCCTAAAAATGGATTGGCTATGACTGAGGCGGTGTCCCTGCCACTCGGTGTTCCTGCATTCCGGCCTGTACCGAAAACATATTCGGTGTTAAGCACGCAACCACCAATGACCGCTGCACAAAGTTCTTTCAATAGGAAAGTTATGCAACAGAGACCGATGCAGATTCAG ctAGCAAATGTAACGTATGTAAAGCCTGTACGAGTTCAAACATCCGTTGTACAAAGTATTCCGAAACCACAGATGGAACAAACCTCGACACAGTTTACAGTACCAGCGTTTCAAGCTCTTCCACAATCAGTAACTAAAATCTCATCAGGCCAAATAGTTCAATTAGATTCGAAGAAAGCCGTCAATACCAACACCATTTATCCATCAAATTATGTGAAGCGTGAG GATGTCAATCAACCATCAATAGACGATCAATCACAGTTCATCGCGCCTCAGCCGTTTACCAGCCCGTTGAAACTACCGAAAGTGGATCTTATGGGGCATACGGTTGAAGAATTGGCAGCAGCGGCAAATATCAGCGTTGAAGCCATACAGAAAGCAATTCAAATGAAGCAGCAACAGCTTCTAGCAGAGCAACAAGCAGCTATGTATAAgcaacaaattgaaataatgCAACAATTTGCAACCACCACCAAAATGCCGACAAGACCGTCGACCACCACCACTACAACAACGACAACCACGGCACGACCAGTTACAAAAAGATATCAAATTTCCGGGGGAAACAAG GTGATGAACGCTCCGAAGGAGTACTATCCCGCAGGATATGAGAAGAATTTCGATGACAATTTTATGAGTAAAGTCGATTTACCAGCAACATCATTCCATTGTGGCGACCAGAAACACTTTCCTGGACTATATGCTGACATGGACCTGGGTTGTATG GTATTCCATGTTTGTGCATTGACCGACGATGGACTTATTATGAAATCGTTCTTGTGTCCGGAAAGTACGCTGTTCGATCAGACGATATTGAAATGTAACTGGTGGTTCTATGTCGACTGTAAGAATTCAAAGAGCCTGTACGATTCAAATTTGCCGGTCTCGAAAAGCTATCAATTGATGAAAGCGTTGACATTCTTCTCCAACTATAAGAACAGTGGCAGTAACGGAAGTGGTGGCGTTGATGTGgaagctttaaaaaattctgtgaaatCTAACGAAACGACATAG
- the LOC119078071 gene encoding uncharacterized protein LOC119078071 isoform X1: MINAIGLTYGTCVFDSDFGFILNCNFKKSSLFRVRNLGGVKAHFGLGFSVGDELGFAESLGNVEGNKRRSLSERQTINTIGVLPASKQPAIQQQPIQQNKPQAWTARPPPAIYQKPKNGLAMTEAVSLPLGVPAFRPVPKTYSVLSTQPPMTAAQSSFNRKVMQQRPMQIQLANVTYVKPVRVQTSVVQSIPKPQMEQTSTQFTVPAFQALPQSVTKISSGQIVQLDSKKAVNTNTIYPSNYVKREDVNQPSIDDQSQFIAPQPFTSPLKLPKVDLMGHTVEELAAAANISVEAIQKAIQMKQQQLLAEQQAAMYKQQIEIMQQFATTTKMPTRPSTTTTTTTTTTARPVTKRYQISGGNKVMNAPKEYYPAGYEKNFDDNFMSKVDLPATSFHCGDQKHFPGLYADMDLGCMVFHVCALTDDGLIMKSFLCPESTLFDQTILKCNWWFYVDCKNSKSLYDSNLPVSKSYQLMKALTFFSNYKNSGSNGSGGVDVEALKNSVKSNETT, encoded by the exons ATGATTAACGCTATTG GACTGACATATGGAACCTGTGTATTTGATTCCGATTTTGGGTTCATACTTAACTGTAACTTCAAAAAATCATCTTTATTTCGTGTCCGAAACCTTGGTGGTGTGAAGGCACACTTCGGGTTAG gtTTTAGCGTAGGTGATGAATTGGGATTTGCAGAAAGTCTTGGAAATGTTGAAGGAAATAAAAGACGTTCGTTGAGTGAACGGCAAACAATTAACACAATAGGCGTACTGCCAGCGTCCAAACAACCG GCGATACAACAACAGCCgattcaacaaaacaaacctcAAGCATGGACGGCCAGACCACCACCAGCCATCTATCAAAAGCCTAAAAATGGATTGGCTATGACTGAGGCGGTGTCCCTGCCACTCGGTGTTCCTGCATTCCGGCCTGTACCGAAAACATATTCGGTGTTAAGCACGCAACCACCAATGACCGCTGCACAAAGTTCTTTCAATAGGAAAGTTATGCAACAGAGACCGATGCAGATTCAG ctAGCAAATGTAACGTATGTAAAGCCTGTACGAGTTCAAACATCCGTTGTACAAAGTATTCCGAAACCACAGATGGAACAAACCTCGACACAGTTTACAGTACCAGCGTTTCAAGCTCTTCCACAATCAGTAACTAAAATCTCATCAGGCCAAATAGTTCAATTAGATTCGAAGAAAGCCGTCAATACCAACACCATTTATCCATCAAATTATGTGAAGCGTGAG GATGTCAATCAACCATCAATAGACGATCAATCACAGTTCATCGCGCCTCAGCCGTTTACCAGCCCGTTGAAACTACCGAAAGTGGATCTTATGGGGCATACGGTTGAAGAATTGGCAGCAGCGGCAAATATCAGCGTTGAAGCCATACAGAAAGCAATTCAAATGAAGCAGCAACAGCTTCTAGCAGAGCAACAAGCAGCTATGTATAAgcaacaaattgaaataatgCAACAATTTGCAACCACCACCAAAATGCCGACAAGACCGTCGACCACCACCACTACAACAACGACAACCACGGCACGACCAGTTACAAAAAGATATCAAATTTCCGGGGGAAACAAG GTGATGAACGCTCCGAAGGAGTACTATCCCGCAGGATATGAGAAGAATTTCGATGACAATTTTATGAGTAAAGTCGATTTACCAGCAACATCATTCCATTGTGGCGACCAGAAACACTTTCCTGGACTATATGCTGACATGGACCTGGGTTGTATG GTATTCCATGTTTGTGCATTGACCGACGATGGACTTATTATGAAATCGTTCTTGTGTCCGGAAAGTACGCTGTTCGATCAGACGATATTGAAATGTAACTGGTGGTTCTATGTCGACTGTAAGAATTCAAAGAGCCTGTACGATTCAAATTTGCCGGTCTCGAAAAGCTATCAATTGATGAAAGCGTTGACATTCTTCTCCAACTATAAGAACAGTGGCAGTAACGGAAGTGGTGGCGTTGATGTGgaagctttaaaaaattctgtgaaatCTAACGAAACGACATAG
- the LOC119078067 gene encoding vacuolar protein sorting-associated protein 33B: MSIDKKLAGIRQISQEKLQNILCSIPSSQKDLVIEPCLIKPLEHVCGASWLRVKGINKIFRFDQDNAPPKAATMVYMITSKLIMFKHVLDQIHKLEPMANENADDLIHFHVIVVPNVLHSFEVLMEEMGLFGLVQLHRFNWDFIHLDTNIVSLEYPQIYREVFVKDDLSLISSVAHSLRLFNLVFGKPRLILTYGEHSEKILDMVDRIEGFQASNGQHKTSDFSAMVVIDRNKDYASCLLTPVVYSGLLLEIFDSVSGTLQIDVNANKIKSEKLDYLQVNPTTVQSTADVTHLRLSGSTDKIYNENRYRHFSEVVTLLSAQAKALGMEGKNLKGMQLAEIQEYVSKKLPQVASQKKDLIKHLILCETIVNELGAQFEKIQTIEESMLFNRNKKQIYAQIQEILSIDAHRFNALRHICLMHLTCGLTNEEATAFITNYLNAFGHKSMSVFPSLTNAGLFPEIENVTKAKLPTLSLPKWQSAFQIEANKLKLLPEHDLAAKTDPICPSYVFNGSYVPLVAQLASALLTSDNFEQFSTKAGSTDQLRLFKYFDRSKESVKEIGVAVKTGAVADVFPLKPKTIFVFILGGLTYAEVAACQFVERMSGAKIVIGSNCMMSGRDIVEASF; encoded by the exons ATGTCAATCGACAAGAAGCTGGCCGGCATTCGACAAATCAGCCAGGAAAAACTGCAAAACATTCTATGCTCGATACCGAGCAGCCAGAAAGATCTAGTCATCGAACCATGTCTCATCAAACCATTGGAACATGTTTGCGGGGCGTCTTGGCTGCGTGTCAAAggaatcaacaaaatattcagaTTCGATCAAGACAATGCACCGCCCAAGGCAGCAACAATGGTCTACATGATTACCTCGAAGCTGATTATGTTCAAGCATGTCTTAGATCAGATACATAAATTGGAACCGATGGCCAATGAGAATGCAGACGATTTGATTCATTTTCATGTTATCGTTGTACCCAACGTGTTGCATTCGTTCGAAGTGTTAATGGAGGAGATGGGCTTGTTCGGACTCGTTCAATTGCATCGATTCAATTGGGACTTCATCCATTTGGACACAAACATCGTGAGCTTGGAGTATCCGCAAATTTATCGAGAAGTTTTCGTCAAAGATGACTTGTCGCTGATTAGTTCCGTTGCGCACAGTCTGCGACTGTTCAACTTGGTATTCG GAAAGCCACGGTTGATTCTGACGTACGGAGAACATTCCGAGAAAATTCTTGACATGGTGGATCGGATCGAAGGATTCCAAGCATCGAATGGCCAACATAAGACATCCGATTTCAGTGCAATGGTCGTCATCGACCGAAACAAGGACTATGCATCGTGCTTACTGACACCAGTCGTTTATTCGGGACTTCTACTGGAAATATTCGATTCCGTATCGGGTACATTACAAATCGATGTCAATGCCAACAAAATCAAGTCCGAGAAATTGGACTATCTGCAAGTGAATCCGACGACGGTACAGTCGACAGCAGATGTGACACATCTCAGATTGAGCGGGTCGACTGATAAAATCTACAACGAAAATCGCTATCGCCACTTTAGTGAAGTAGTGACGCTGTTGAGTGCTCAGGCCAAAGCACTGGGTATGGAAGGAAAGAATTTGAAGGGCATGCAATTGGCCGAGATACAAGAGTACGTATCGAAAAAGTTGCCTCAAGTTGCTAGTCAGAAGAAGGATCTGATCAAACATTTGATTTTATGCGAGACCATTGTGAACGAATTGGGAGCTCAATTCGAGAAGATACAAACGATCGAAGAGTCAATGCTGTTCAACCGAAATAAGAAGCAAATATACGCTCAAATACAGGAAATTCTGAGCATCGATGCACACCGTTTTAACGCCTTGCGACACATATGCTTGATGCATTTAACATGTGGATTAACCAACGAAGAAGCCACCGCATTCATTACAAATTACTTGAACGCATTCGGGCACAAAAGTATGTCAGTCTTTCCGAGTCTGACGAATGCCGGCCTCTTCCCCGAAATCGAGAACGTAACCAAAGCCAAGCTGCCAACGCTAAGTTTACCGAAGTGGCAGAGTGCCTTTCAGATCGAAgccaataaattgaaactgtTACCCGAACACGATCTTGCTGCCAAGACCGATCCAATTTGTCCCAGTTACGTGTTCAACGGATCGTACGTTCCACTCGTAGCTCAACTGGCTAGTGCACTCCTGACATCCGACAATTTCGAACAATTTTCTACGAAAGCCGGCTCTACGGACCAGTTGAGACTGTTCAAATATTTCGATAGAAGTAAAGAATCTGTCAAGGAGATCGGTGTGGCTGTGAAAACTGGTGCTGTTGCTGATGTATTCCCACTGAAACCGAAGACAatattcgttttcattttggGTGGGTTGACTTATGCCGAAGTGGCTGCGTGCCAATTTGTTGAACGAATGAGTGGGGCGAAAATTGTAATCGGTTCGAATTGTATGATGTCCGGCCGGGACATTGTTGAGGCAAGTTTTTAA
- the LOC119078097 gene encoding acylphosphatase-2-like, with protein MTEQLFSSDFEVFGKVQGVFFRKYTKNRAVELNLLGWCMNTAAGTVKGQIQGSVRQIQEMQHWLQNVGSPSSKVERAVFTAPEKIDSPSFTSFKILH; from the exons ATGACAGAGCAATTATTTTCATCGGACTTTGAAGTCTTCGGAAAAGTTCAag GTGTTTTCTTTCGTAAG TATACTAAAAATCGAGCTGTTGAACTGAATTTGTTGGGATGGTGTATGAATACTGCAGCAGGAACCGTTAAAGGTCAAATACAAGGCAGTGTTAGACAAATCCAAGAAAT GCAACACTGGCTGCAGAACGTCGGAAGTCCAAGTTCGAAAGTCGAAAGAGCTGTCTTCACGGCACCGGAAAAGATCGACTCTCCGTCATTTACcagcttcaaaattttacattaa
- the LOC119078095 gene encoding neuropeptide-like protein 31 isoform X1 yields MRALICLSVLMSIFVCTSALGYGLLNSLTGYGNYGGGYGGYGGYGGVPNGYGAYGGIRPGYGGYGGYGGGYGGQGYGGYGGQGYGGYGGQGYGGYGGPGYNQIGGGYGGGYGGYGGYGGGLFKK; encoded by the exons ATGCGTGCTCTA atttgTTTGTCAGTGTTAATGTCCATCTTCGTCTGTACATCAGCCTTAGGGTATGGTCTACTGAACAGTTTGACAGGATATGGTAATTACGGAGGAGGCTATGGAGGATATGGTGGTTATGGAGGAGTTCCCAATGGATATGGTGCTTATGGAG GCATACGACCTGGATATGGTGGATATGGAGGATATGGCGGTGGTTATGGAGGTCAAGGATATGGTGGTTATGGAGGTCAAGGATATGGTGGTTATGGTGGTCAAGGATATGGCGGTTATGGAGGTCCAGGATACAATCAAATTGGAGGCGGTTATGGCGGCGGTTACGGTGGCTATgg gGGCTATGGAGGAGGACTTttcaagaaataa
- the LOC119078095 gene encoding keratin-associated protein 19-2-like isoform X2, with the protein MRALICLSVLMSIFVCTSALGYGLLNSLTGYGNYGGGYGGYGGGYGGYGGGYGGQGYGGYGGQGYGGYGGQGYGGYGGPGYNQIGGGYGGGYGGYGGYGGGLFKK; encoded by the exons ATGCGTGCTCTA atttgTTTGTCAGTGTTAATGTCCATCTTCGTCTGTACATCAGCCTTAGGGTATGGTCTACTGAACAGTTTGACAGGATATGGTAATTACGGAGGAGGCTATGGAGGATATGG TGGTGGATATGGAGGATATGGCGGTGGTTATGGAGGTCAAGGATATGGTGGTTATGGAGGTCAAGGATATGGTGGTTATGGTGGTCAAGGATATGGCGGTTATGGAGGTCCAGGATACAATCAAATTGGAGGCGGTTATGGCGGCGGTTACGGTGGCTATgg gGGCTATGGAGGAGGACTTttcaagaaataa